DNA sequence from the bacterium genome:
AGCGCGGGTAGCCGCGCAGGAGCGCCTCATAGGCGGCGACCGCCTTGTGCGCCGCCGCCTGGGAGCGGTCGGCGGTGCACATCTGCTTCGACCAGCTGGAGCCGATGCGCAGCTGCGCGTAGTCCGCCTGCGCGTTGTGGGGGTGCATGCGCAGGAACTCGGCGTAGGACTCCGCCGCGGCGGCGTAGTCCTCGTTCTTGAACTGGGCGTCTGCGAGCGCGATCTGGATCGCGGCGTCGAGGTCGGCCCCGCGGTAGGTCCGCGCCGCGGCGCGGTAGGAGTCGATGGCCTCGGGATAGCTCTTCTTGCCCGCGAGGCGGTTGCCCTCCTCGTAGAGCTCCTGGGAGGACTTCTCCCCCGTCTTGCCGGTGGCGCAACCCGCCGCGAGCAGGATCGCGACGACGGCCGCCGCGCGGAAGCCCGGGCGCAGACAACGGAGACTGCTGGCGGTTCCTTGGATCACGGTGCGTTTCTCCTTCATGGCTATTTCCGGTGAAAACGTAACGGTGACGGGCGGTTCTGTCAACTGGTTTCTCGCCGCGCTCCCGGCGGCGGGGGCTGTGCTACGCTGTCCTCGCGACGGGCGGCGGCCCGCTGCGAAGGAGGCGCGTGATGTCGCGGGAGAGACTGGAAGTGCGCATCAGCGGCAGGGTCCAGGGGGTCTGGTTCCGCGCCTCGACGCGGGAGGAGGCGCGCCGGCGCGGCCTCGACGGCTGGGTGAGGAACCTCCCCGACGGGAGCGTCGAGGCGGTCTTCGAGGGGCAGGCGCCCGCGCTCGAGAGCATGCTCGCCTGGTGCCGCGTCGGCCCCCCGGGAGCGCGCGTGGACGCGGTCGAGGTCACCCGCGGCCCGGCGACGGGCGAGCACGACGGCTTCACCATCGTCCGC
Encoded proteins:
- the bamD gene encoding outer membrane protein assembly factor BamD; amino-acid sequence: MKEKRTVIQGTASSLRCLRPGFRAAAVVAILLAAGCATGKTGEKSSQELYEEGNRLAGKKSYPEAIDSYRAAARTYRGADLDAAIQIALADAQFKNEDYAAAAESYAEFLRMHPHNAQADYAQLRIGSSWSKQMCTADRSQAAAHKAVAAYEALLRGYPRSSLLDEGRKGLADARRRIAEHELSVARFYERRGSYRAAAGRYEVVLQEYGDLGFAEQSLYELGRCYERLQDGARAAQLFEQLRRDFPQSRYLKEIGDHKG
- a CDS encoding acylphosphatase, giving the protein MSRERLEVRISGRVQGVWFRASTREEARRRGLDGWVRNLPDGSVEAVFEGQAPALESMLAWCRVGPPGARVDAVEVTRGPATGEHDGFTIVR